The Acanthopagrus latus isolate v.2019 chromosome 6, fAcaLat1.1, whole genome shotgun sequence genome includes a region encoding these proteins:
- the gpx1b gene encoding glutathione peroxidase 1b, whose amino-acid sequence MAKFYDLTAKLLTGETLNFSSLQGKVVLIENVASLUGTTTRDYTQMNELHERYAGKGLVILGVPCNQFGHQENCKNDEILMSLKYIRPGNGFEPKFQLLEKVDINGKDAHPLFVFLREKLPFPSDEPSALMTDPKLIIWSPVCRNDVAWNFEKFLIGPDGVPFKRYSRKFLTSDIDGDIKKLLEKAN is encoded by the exons ATGGCGAAGTTTTACGACCTCACGGCCAAACTACTAACAGGGGAAACACTTAatttttcctccctgcaggGGAAAGTTGTCCTCATTGAGAATGTGGCGTCTCTCTGAGGTACGACCACCAGGGACTACACCCAGATGAACGAGCTCCACGAGCGGTACGCCGGCAAGGGGCTCGTTATCCTGGGAGTGCCCTGCAACCAGTTCGGCCACCAG GAGAACTGCAAGAATGATGAAATCCTCATGTCCCTGAAGTACATCCGTCCTGGAAATGGCTTTGAGCCAAAGTTCCAGCTCCTGGAGAAGGTAGACATTAACGGAAAGGATGCCCATCCCCTGTTTGTGTTCCTGAGGGAAAAGCTCCCGTTCCCCAGCGACGAGCCATCCGCCCTGATGACTGACCCCAAGCTGATCATCTGGAGCCCGGTCTGCAGGAACGACGTGGCCTGGAACTTCGAGAAGTTCCTCATTGGGCCGGACGGAGTTCCCTTCAAGCGTTACAGCAGGAAGTTCCTCACCAGCGACATCGACGGAGACATTAAGAAGCTCCTCGAGAAGGCAAACTGA